A window from Streptomyces subrutilus encodes these proteins:
- a CDS encoding helix-turn-helix transcriptional regulator, producing MTDDLGTLLRALRDGADLTQEQVAERSGVSVRTIRRLESGRSTNHRMGTVSLLADALDLGAEDRRRLADTLAGRGPRGGARTGHSGGRGPRHGADHPAHRDPRPHPVQRDARPGSRRTPRHRPVPPR from the coding sequence GTGACAGACGACCTCGGCACGTTGTTACGCGCGCTGCGCGACGGTGCGGATCTGACGCAGGAACAGGTGGCCGAACGGTCCGGGGTGAGCGTGCGCACCATCCGCCGGCTGGAGAGCGGCCGGTCCACGAACCACCGGATGGGCACGGTGAGCCTGCTCGCGGACGCACTGGACCTCGGAGCGGAGGACCGCCGCCGGCTGGCGGACACCCTCGCCGGACGCGGTCCTCGCGGAGGTGCGCGCACGGGACACTCCGGCGGGCGCGGCCCTCGCCACGGTGCTGACCACCCCGCTCATCGTGATCCTCGCCCGCACCCTGTACAGCGAGACGCCCGGCCGGGATCCCGCCGAACTCCTCGACACCGGCCGGTTCCGCCTCGGTGA
- a CDS encoding DUF2975 domain-containing protein, which produces MGKLAVRALRAVLVVVLAGTVCVQALMVWALAADPEDGSLPLTPLRVVTILGLVAVQVAVVCVGRLVGMVRRGTVFSHAAFRYVDGVIGSIVAAALVWFAVTALNAPGQRDDPGVTVIMGGVGVAILGVALIVLLLRMLLIQAVARDVEAARMRAELDEVI; this is translated from the coding sequence ATGGGGAAACTGGCGGTGCGTGCGCTGCGCGCTGTGCTCGTGGTGGTGCTCGCCGGCACCGTGTGCGTACAGGCCTTGATGGTGTGGGCGTTGGCCGCCGACCCGGAGGACGGGTCGCTCCCGCTGACGCCGCTGCGGGTGGTCACGATCCTGGGGCTGGTGGCGGTGCAGGTCGCCGTGGTCTGTGTCGGGCGGCTGGTGGGGATGGTCCGACGCGGGACGGTGTTCTCCCACGCCGCCTTCCGGTACGTGGACGGCGTGATCGGCTCGATCGTGGCGGCTGCCCTCGTGTGGTTCGCGGTGACGGCCCTCAACGCGCCGGGCCAGCGGGACGACCCGGGGGTCACCGTGATCATGGGTGGGGTGGGGGTGGCCATCCTCGGGGTCGCGCTCATCGTGCTGCTGCTGCGGATGCTGCTCATCCAGGCCGTCGCGCGCGACGTCGAAGCGGCGCGGATGCGGGCCGAGCTGGACGAGGTGATCTGA
- a CDS encoding helix-turn-helix domain-containing protein, which translates to MPIAVDIDVMLARRKMSVGELADRVGITPANLAVLKNGRAKAVRFATLAALCEVLDCQPGDLLRWEPEDAAGG; encoded by the coding sequence ATGCCGATCGCCGTCGACATCGACGTGATGCTGGCCAGGCGCAAGATGTCCGTGGGCGAGCTCGCGGACCGGGTGGGGATCACCCCGGCCAACCTGGCGGTGCTCAAGAACGGCCGGGCCAAGGCGGTGCGCTTCGCGACGCTCGCCGCGCTCTGCGAGGTGCTCGACTGCCAGCCGGGCGACCTGCTGCGCTGGGAGCCCGAGGACGCCGCGGGCGGATGA
- a CDS encoding TraR/DksA family transcriptional regulator, with the protein MDDASGHGHDARGPSGGAGARARLAADRADTLARTAALGRDFDGIVAANALVAVDDEHDPEGASTAFERAHVAALMARAREHLEELDRALERLERGAYGQCEGCGGTIAPERLEIRPAATTCVRCAGSGRRRPRRPA; encoded by the coding sequence ATGGATGACGCGTCCGGGCACGGTCATGACGCGCGCGGCCCGTCGGGCGGCGCGGGCGCCCGCGCACGCCTCGCGGCCGACCGCGCCGACACCCTCGCGCGGACGGCCGCCCTGGGCCGCGACTTCGACGGGATCGTCGCGGCGAACGCCTTGGTCGCCGTCGACGACGAGCACGACCCCGAGGGGGCCAGCACGGCCTTCGAGCGGGCCCACGTGGCCGCGCTGATGGCGCGGGCCCGCGAGCACCTGGAGGAGCTGGACCGGGCGCTGGAGCGGCTCGAACGGGGCGCGTACGGGCAGTGCGAAGGCTGCGGCGGGACGATTGCGCCCGAGCGGCTGGAGATCCGTCCGGCGGCGACCACCTGCGTACGCTGCGCCGGATCGGGCCGCCGCCGCCCGCGGCGGCCCGCCTGA
- a CDS encoding vWA domain-containing protein — MSGSQNYINHVALVLDASSSMSHLSGKVVEVADQQIAYLARRSQELDQETRVTVYVFSNKVECVIYDKDVLRMPSLGHLYRTGGMTALLAATLKSQQELAQTAQLYGDHSFLTFVLTDGQENASHRSPDAPARTQRDLVRAVATMIETQADNWTLAVLVPDQMGKREAMQCGFPKDNIAVWDATSTQGLEEAGQVILKATENFMVGRSKGIRGSRAVFSTGGEAVNMKSIAAAGLTPIDPSTYQLVPVARESGIREWVVESGHDYRTGCAFYQLSKSEKIQAQKQIAVLEKKTDQVYTGPAARALLGLPATEARVKPDHNDEFTIFVQSTSVNRKLVPHTRLLLMV, encoded by the coding sequence ATGTCCGGAAGTCAGAATTACATCAACCACGTTGCTCTCGTGTTGGACGCCAGCTCGTCCATGTCGCACCTGAGCGGCAAGGTCGTCGAAGTCGCCGACCAGCAGATCGCCTATCTGGCCCGCCGGTCGCAGGAGCTCGACCAGGAAACCCGCGTCACCGTGTACGTGTTCTCGAACAAGGTGGAGTGCGTCATCTACGACAAGGACGTGCTGCGCATGCCGTCCCTGGGGCACCTGTACCGGACCGGTGGAATGACGGCCCTGCTGGCGGCCACCCTGAAGTCACAGCAGGAGCTGGCGCAGACGGCCCAGCTGTACGGCGACCACAGCTTCCTCACGTTCGTGCTGACCGACGGACAGGAGAACGCGAGTCACCGGTCCCCGGACGCCCCTGCCCGGACCCAGCGCGACCTGGTGCGGGCCGTGGCCACGATGATCGAGACGCAGGCCGACAACTGGACCCTGGCCGTCCTGGTGCCGGACCAGATGGGCAAGCGCGAGGCCATGCAGTGCGGCTTCCCGAAGGACAACATCGCCGTCTGGGACGCCACGAGCACGCAGGGCCTGGAGGAAGCCGGCCAGGTCATCCTGAAGGCCACCGAGAACTTCATGGTGGGCCGCAGCAAGGGAATCCGCGGATCGCGCGCGGTGTTCTCCACCGGCGGGGAGGCGGTCAACATGAAATCCATCGCGGCGGCCGGTCTCACCCCGATCGATCCTTCGACGTACCAACTCGTTCCCGTGGCCCGCGAATCCGGCATCCGGGAATGGGTCGTCGAAAGCGGGCACGATTACCGCACGGGTTGCGCCTTCTACCAGTTGAGCAAGTCGGAGAAGATCCAGGCGCAGAAGCAGATAGCGGTTCTGGAGAAGAAGACGGACCAGGTCTACACGGGACCGGCGGCCCGCGCCCTGCTCGGCCTGCCGGCGACGGAGGCCCGCGTCAAGCCGGACCACAACGACGAGTTCACCATCTTCGTGCAGAGCACCAGCGTGAACCGGAAGCTGGTTCCGCACACGCGGCTCCTGCTGATGGTCTGA
- the zwf gene encoding glucose-6-phosphate dehydrogenase codes for MVQPAQSPEPDRSPGPARSSEPARPSDVPADHVVVLFGATGDLARRKLLPGLFHLARAGLMPRRYRIVGSAPAAEALTDQEFRTHAQQAVAEFGRSRPEGPAWEAFAAGLSFGAADTGAAEPLMAAVREAETALGGTPRRLFHLAVPPVAFTSVIDLLGATGLAADGKVIVEKPFGTDLASARALNAAIHAVFDEARVFRIDHFLGKEAVDNVLALRFANGLFEPLWNRDHISHVQIDVPEHIDIQGRARFFEGTGTFRDMVVTHLFQLLGFIAMEPPVALEAGPLRDEQVKVFHSMRALDPAHVVRGQYGGYRDEQGVDPASDTETFVALRVAIDNWRWSGVPFQLRTGKALAEGRHMVTLGLREPVLRMFPLETRAAAEGRSNELVIDFDDPGSITARFLVKEPGPSMRLADGDMLFNYRTAFSAQNFLEGYEHLLLEAMRGNQSLFTRSDGVERLWEVAAPLLDAPPAVRPYAPGSWGPDGIDGLVAPYRWHLPDRRDATP; via the coding sequence ATGGTCCAGCCCGCCCAGTCTCCCGAGCCTGACCGGTCTCCCGGGCCCGCCCGGTCTTCCGAGCCCGCCCGGCCTTCCGACGTCCCGGCCGACCACGTCGTCGTGCTGTTCGGCGCCACGGGCGACCTGGCCCGGCGCAAGCTGCTGCCCGGGCTGTTCCACCTGGCGCGCGCCGGGCTGATGCCGCGGCGCTACCGCATCGTCGGCTCCGCGCCGGCGGCGGAGGCCCTCACCGACCAGGAATTCCGGACCCACGCCCAGCAGGCCGTGGCGGAATTCGGGCGCTCGCGGCCCGAGGGCCCGGCCTGGGAGGCGTTCGCGGCCGGTCTGTCCTTCGGCGCGGCCGACACGGGGGCGGCGGAACCCCTGATGGCAGCGGTGCGCGAGGCCGAGACCGCCCTCGGCGGCACGCCGCGCCGGTTGTTCCACCTCGCCGTGCCCCCCGTCGCGTTCACCTCCGTGATCGACCTGCTCGGGGCCACGGGCCTCGCCGCGGACGGCAAGGTCATCGTCGAGAAGCCCTTCGGTACCGACCTCGCGTCCGCCCGCGCGCTCAACGCCGCCATCCACGCCGTCTTCGACGAGGCACGGGTGTTCCGGATCGACCACTTCCTCGGCAAGGAAGCCGTCGACAACGTCCTGGCGCTCCGCTTCGCCAACGGGCTCTTCGAGCCGCTCTGGAACCGCGACCACATCAGCCACGTACAGATCGACGTGCCCGAACACATCGACATCCAGGGCCGCGCCCGCTTCTTCGAGGGCACCGGAACCTTCCGCGACATGGTCGTCACCCACCTGTTCCAGCTGCTCGGGTTCATCGCCATGGAACCGCCGGTCGCCCTGGAGGCGGGGCCGCTGCGCGACGAGCAGGTCAAGGTCTTCCACAGCATGCGCGCGCTGGACCCCGCGCACGTCGTCCGCGGCCAGTACGGCGGCTACCGCGACGAGCAGGGCGTGGACCCGGCGTCGGACACGGAGACGTTCGTGGCGCTCCGGGTCGCGATCGACAACTGGCGCTGGTCGGGGGTGCCGTTCCAGCTGCGGACGGGGAAGGCGCTGGCCGAGGGACGGCACATGGTCACGCTCGGCCTGCGCGAGCCGGTGCTGCGGATGTTCCCGCTCGAAACCCGGGCCGCAGCGGAGGGCCGGAGCAACGAACTCGTCATCGACTTCGACGATCCCGGCTCCATCACCGCCCGCTTCCTGGTCAAGGAACCGGGGCCGTCGATGCGGCTGGCCGACGGCGACATGCTCTTCAACTACCGCACCGCCTTCTCCGCGCAGAACTTCCTGGAGGGGTACGAGCACCTCCTCCTGGAGGCCATGCGCGGCAACCAGTCCCTGTTCACGCGGTCCGACGGAGTCGAACGGCTCTGGGAGGTGGCGGCCCCGCTGCTCGACGCGCCCCCGGCGGTGCGACCGTACGCACCCGGGAGCTGGGGACCGGACGGTATCGACGGCCTCGTCGCCCCGTACCGCTGGCACCTGCCCGACCGGCGCGACGCGACCCCGTAG
- a CDS encoding ALF repeat-containing protein yields the protein MKLSRIAAAVTTAALAPAVLIASPAFAADAAGTSTPQTAPTTPDRAADGRPDEDQAEQDRKAILAIIAEPTASAYMKEAGHKAIADGPAAMRKFIETDQHRIRLDDYRVLISRLLHGAGPGLKEGINQVLGHDKGNLEQLRHFYEVTQHELRDDDNRVDIARLIGAGGPRVREAGKAALKGTPADRVVFLATGQYLAQASDDRVELSRIDEGWDGPILSEAIGRLLGGSPTPAELRHFLQVTQYELRDQDNRVSITKIIDGGGPELVKAGRAALAGTAADRSEFLKTGQHEARAKDQKTQQENDKDKDKGKDQQDQDNSGSGTGSGTGANPATGSGSGTNTATPQGGSGSPLATTGAGDAGLIAGGAGTALVAGAGLLLAARMRRAASTR from the coding sequence GTGAAGTTGTCCCGTATCGCCGCAGCGGTCACCACCGCCGCTCTGGCTCCGGCCGTCCTCATCGCGTCGCCGGCCTTCGCCGCCGACGCGGCCGGCACGTCCACTCCTCAGACCGCTCCGACCACGCCCGACCGGGCGGCGGACGGCCGGCCGGACGAGGACCAGGCCGAGCAGGACCGCAAGGCCATCCTCGCGATCATCGCCGAACCGACGGCCAGCGCGTACATGAAGGAAGCCGGCCACAAGGCCATCGCCGACGGCCCCGCGGCCATGCGCAAGTTCATCGAGACCGACCAGCACAGGATCAGGCTCGACGACTACCGGGTGCTGATCTCCCGTCTCCTGCACGGTGCCGGCCCCGGACTCAAGGAAGGCATCAACCAGGTCCTCGGGCACGACAAGGGGAACCTGGAGCAGCTGCGCCACTTCTACGAGGTCACCCAGCACGAGCTGCGCGACGACGACAACAGGGTCGACATCGCCCGGCTGATCGGCGCGGGCGGCCCGCGAGTGAGGGAAGCGGGCAAGGCGGCCCTCAAGGGCACCCCCGCCGACCGCGTCGTCTTCCTGGCGACCGGACAGTACCTCGCCCAGGCCTCCGACGACCGGGTCGAGCTCTCCCGCATCGACGAGGGCTGGGACGGCCCCATCCTGAGCGAGGCGATCGGCAGACTCCTCGGCGGTTCCCCGACCCCGGCCGAGCTGCGCCACTTCCTCCAGGTCACCCAGTACGAGCTGCGCGACCAGGACAACCGTGTCTCGATCACGAAGATCATCGACGGCGGGGGGCCGGAACTGGTCAAGGCCGGCCGCGCCGCGCTGGCAGGCACCGCCGCCGACCGCAGCGAGTTCCTGAAGACCGGACAGCACGAGGCGCGCGCCAAGGACCAGAAGACCCAGCAGGAGAACGACAAGGACAAGGACAAGGGCAAGGACCAGCAGGACCAGGACAACTCCGGTTCCGGCACCGGCTCCGGCACGGGAGCCAACCCCGCCACCGGCTCGGGCTCCGGCACCAACACCGCCACCCCCCAGGGCGGGAGCGGTTCCCCCCTCGCCACCACCGGCGCGGGCGACGCCGGGTTGATCGCCGGCGGGGCGGGCACCGCACTCGTCGCCGGCGCGGGCCTCCTGCTCGCCGCCCGCATGCGCCGCGCCGCCTCCACGCGCTGA
- a CDS encoding response regulator has protein sequence MSTPGTGPGPVRVIVVDDQAAVREPLAAVLALAPDIDVVATAADGAGALAAADAHPVDVVLMDLRMPVMDGTEATRRLSASHPQVAVVVLTTFADDDSILAALNAGARGYLTKNAGREDIARAIRAAAAGQSVLDRDVQARLLAAARTPRPAPERPLPADLTRREREVLTLIARGLPNRAIAETLFISEATVKTHINNLFAKADFRDRVDAIRRALAAGLA, from the coding sequence ATGAGCACGCCAGGGACCGGCCCCGGACCCGTCAGGGTGATCGTGGTCGACGACCAGGCGGCCGTCCGCGAACCGCTCGCCGCCGTCCTCGCACTGGCCCCCGACATCGACGTCGTCGCGACGGCGGCGGACGGGGCCGGGGCGCTGGCCGCCGCGGACGCCCACCCCGTCGACGTCGTCCTCATGGACCTGAGGATGCCGGTGATGGACGGGACCGAGGCGACCCGCCGGCTGAGCGCGTCGCATCCGCAGGTGGCCGTGGTCGTCCTGACCACCTTCGCCGACGACGACTCCATCCTGGCCGCACTCAACGCGGGGGCCCGCGGCTACCTGACGAAGAACGCGGGACGCGAGGACATCGCTCGTGCCATCCGGGCGGCCGCGGCCGGGCAGTCCGTCCTCGACCGCGACGTTCAGGCCCGGCTCCTCGCCGCCGCCCGGACCCCCCGCCCCGCCCCGGAGCGGCCCCTCCCCGCGGACCTCACCCGCCGCGAACGCGAGGTCCTCACCCTCATCGCCCGGGGCCTCCCGAACCGCGCCATCGCCGAGACGCTCTTCATCAGCGAGGCCACCGTCAAGACCCACATCAACAACCTCTTCGCCAAGGCCGACTTCCGGGACCGCGTCGACGCCATCCGCCGCGCCCTCGCCGCCGGGCTGGCCTGA
- a CDS encoding sensor histidine kinase: MPAVRSGRPADAAGRAGGRATPTQWALTVGVIVAGVVTIRPLDTTGRGLAVALLLLVNCALMAVRLLFPGRFSAGWMVAGVLAAAALMGVADAGTAYLFAFFLTGWSGYRLDTRPALALAAACSLLCGGALYLGSGPERDAASLIVGFAVGAPVLAGMARRSRNQATRAVIAAAEASEAAARAEARTAVLTERGRIARDIHDVLAHALAGVNMQLELVDALLDTGDLDKVRQATGTAHGLVKDSLRQAQWTVHALREDALPLVESLAAMLESSGHRNALTVTGTVRELPAQVTQGLLRIAQESLTNAARHAPGAEVGARLEYAAGSTTLMIVNGPATERATEGWGSGMGLIGMRERVALLEGTVTTGPVATGADRGGWRVEAVIPG, translated from the coding sequence ATGCCAGCAGTGCGGTCCGGCCGCCCCGCCGACGCGGCCGGCCGGGCCGGCGGGCGGGCCACCCCTACGCAGTGGGCGCTGACGGTCGGGGTCATCGTCGCCGGGGTCGTGACCATCCGCCCCCTGGACACCACCGGCCGGGGGCTGGCCGTGGCCCTCCTCCTGCTGGTGAACTGCGCGCTGATGGCCGTGCGGCTGCTCTTCCCCGGACGGTTCTCCGCCGGCTGGATGGTGGCGGGCGTCCTCGCGGCGGCCGCTCTGATGGGCGTCGCCGACGCCGGCACGGCCTACCTCTTCGCCTTCTTCCTCACCGGCTGGTCCGGGTACCGGCTCGACACCCGGCCGGCCCTGGCCCTCGCCGCGGCCTGCAGCCTCCTGTGCGGGGGCGCGCTCTACCTCGGGAGCGGGCCGGAGCGGGACGCCGCGTCCCTGATCGTGGGATTCGCCGTCGGCGCCCCGGTCCTCGCCGGAATGGCCCGCCGCAGCCGCAACCAGGCCACCCGGGCCGTGATCGCGGCGGCCGAGGCCTCCGAGGCCGCCGCCCGGGCCGAAGCCCGGACCGCCGTCCTGACCGAGCGGGGCCGGATCGCCCGGGACATCCACGACGTCCTGGCCCACGCGCTGGCCGGGGTGAACATGCAACTGGAACTGGTCGACGCGCTGCTCGACACCGGAGACCTGGACAAGGTGCGGCAGGCCACCGGCACCGCGCACGGCCTGGTCAAGGACAGCCTGCGGCAAGCCCAGTGGACCGTCCACGCCCTGCGCGAAGACGCGCTGCCCCTGGTGGAGAGCCTGGCGGCGATGCTCGAATCGTCCGGCCACCGCAATGCCCTCACCGTCACCGGAACCGTGCGCGAGCTGCCGGCGCAGGTGACCCAGGGGCTGCTGCGGATCGCCCAGGAGTCCCTGACCAACGCCGCCCGGCACGCCCCGGGCGCCGAGGTCGGCGCGCGGCTGGAGTACGCTGCCGGGTCGACCACGCTGATGATCGTCAACGGGCCCGCCACCGAGCGGGCGACGGAGGGCTGGGGGAGCGGGATGGGACTCATCGGCATGCGGGAACGCGTCGCCCTGCTGGAAGGCACCGTCACCACCGGGCCGGTCGCCACCGGCGCCGACCGGGGCGGCTGGCGGGTGGAGGCGGTGATCCCGGGATGA
- a CDS encoding sensor histidine kinase has product MSAGLHPEPSGRFRHELYPYRGDAQFLSGTLGFIHEALQADEAVVVAVPSDKTSLLRGVLAHEPAVTFVDTTTAGPNPGRHIAAWTAWMTERGEGDRPVRGIGETAWRQARSAAHLSELRHHEWLLNRAFARSPAWSMLCPYDAADEDQDALRSLSRCHPLIRRDGQQERNDGFLTADTYPFEALADPCDPYQELSFTDGDLSAIRSKVSQCASDAGITREQLSRLAVAVTEIATNSIRHGGGHGTLRTWTQAATFLCEFRDGGYIPDVMAGRTRPAPDQLGGRGLWLAHQLCDLVEIRSAPDQGTTIRLHMDVPR; this is encoded by the coding sequence ATGAGCGCCGGCCTCCACCCGGAGCCGTCGGGCCGGTTCCGCCACGAGCTGTACCCCTACCGAGGGGACGCCCAGTTCCTGTCCGGGACGCTCGGCTTCATCCACGAGGCCCTGCAGGCGGACGAGGCGGTGGTCGTCGCCGTCCCCTCGGACAAGACCTCGCTGCTGCGCGGCGTCCTGGCCCACGAGCCGGCCGTCACCTTCGTCGACACGACGACCGCCGGCCCGAACCCCGGCCGGCACATCGCCGCCTGGACGGCCTGGATGACCGAGCGGGGCGAAGGGGACAGGCCCGTACGGGGTATCGGCGAGACCGCCTGGCGCCAGGCGCGCAGCGCCGCCCACCTCTCCGAACTGCGCCACCACGAATGGCTCCTGAACCGCGCCTTCGCGCGCAGCCCGGCCTGGTCGATGCTGTGCCCCTACGACGCGGCCGACGAGGACCAGGACGCCCTGCGCTCCCTGTCCCGCTGCCACCCGCTGATCCGCCGGGACGGACAGCAGGAGCGCAACGACGGCTTCCTCACCGCCGACACCTATCCCTTCGAGGCCCTCGCCGACCCGTGCGACCCGTACCAGGAGCTCAGCTTCACGGACGGCGACCTGAGCGCCATCCGCTCGAAGGTGTCCCAGTGCGCCTCCGACGCCGGCATCACCCGGGAACAGCTGTCGAGGCTCGCCGTCGCCGTCACCGAGATCGCGACGAACAGCATCCGCCACGGCGGCGGCCACGGGACCCTGCGCACCTGGACCCAGGCCGCGACGTTCCTCTGCGAGTTCCGGGACGGCGGCTACATCCCCGACGTCATGGCCGGCCGCACCCGGCCCGCCCCCGACCAACTGGGCGGCCGCGGCCTCTGGCTCGCGCACCAGCTCTGCGACCTGGTCGAGATCCGCTCCGCCCCCGACCAGGGCACCACCATCCGCCTCCACATGGACGTCCCGCGGTAG
- a CDS encoding MEDS domain-containing protein yields MRAVRALATLDDVELGDHVCWLMDPTAAFSADARAYVADGALYGDKVVVIGSTGASEGIHRSARHTPSVILDLPDLMDPDAMLAAVRREARTAVREGFRSVRVLAERTPVTAPGGVEELLARELKLDAFASESGAIVVCAFRPSQWDASTLEQAACVHPHEMGTRAERPAFRIFSTGADRWSVDGVVDSECAVAFNAALRAAVRRAVTVRLGFDTLELIDAAGMHALVDAARHLPDRRIVVEGANETVRLCWELAGYASPDVPVVMAE; encoded by the coding sequence GTGAGAGCAGTGCGGGCTTTGGCGACTTTGGACGACGTCGAGCTGGGCGACCACGTCTGCTGGCTGATGGACCCTACTGCCGCGTTCTCCGCCGACGCGCGGGCCTACGTGGCCGACGGGGCGCTCTACGGGGACAAGGTCGTCGTGATCGGATCCACCGGTGCCTCCGAGGGGATCCACCGCAGTGCCCGCCACACCCCCTCGGTGATCCTCGACCTTCCGGACCTGATGGATCCGGACGCCATGCTGGCCGCGGTGCGCCGGGAAGCCCGTACCGCCGTGCGCGAGGGCTTCCGTTCGGTACGCGTCCTCGCCGAGCGGACGCCGGTGACCGCGCCCGGCGGCGTCGAGGAGCTGCTGGCGCGGGAGCTGAAGCTCGACGCGTTCGCCTCGGAGAGCGGCGCGATCGTGGTGTGCGCGTTCCGGCCGTCCCAGTGGGACGCGTCCACCCTGGAGCAGGCGGCGTGCGTGCATCCGCACGAGATGGGCACACGGGCTGAGCGCCCGGCCTTCCGGATCTTCAGCACGGGCGCCGACAGGTGGAGCGTGGACGGAGTGGTCGACTCGGAGTGCGCGGTGGCCTTCAACGCCGCGCTCCGCGCCGCGGTACGGCGCGCCGTCACGGTGCGGCTCGGATTCGACACCCTCGAACTGATCGACGCCGCGGGGATGCACGCGCTCGTCGACGCGGCCCGCCACCTGCCCGACCGCCGGATCGTCGTGGAGGGCGCCAACGAGACGGTGCGCCTGTGCTGGGAGCTCGCGGGCTACGCGAGCCCCGACGTGCCGGTGGTGATGGCCGAATGA
- a CDS encoding SPFH domain-containing protein, whose amino-acid sequence MLFWHVPAPNEALLISGSKRRAGDAQFRIVTGHGCWVMPVKQKASLLSLSLREAEIAEECVTQQGIRIAVRAVAVFKVGDDQTSIANAARRFLDEQTGMEQLVGRIFAGHLRSIIGGLTVEEIIRERDRVAQEIKEGSHSEMEKLGIVVDALQIQEIGDVSGYITNLAAPHAAAVASTARIAQAKSDQEATEREQQAAALKAQYERDTAIKRAGFLAETEQSNALAAQAGPLSQARASQEVIEAQTALAERQAGLAAQRLEAEVRRPADAEAYRQRTLAEAGRDRTLFEADGRAYTERTVAQAHADANDLLAASLRHGNQELIAASRVVEQLPALAEAAAKGMADAQITVLNGAEGLGQVVSGIVGQGLGILDVLRKKAVGTPQAGTADVPSALVNLDQHPAAPRS is encoded by the coding sequence ATGTTGTTCTGGCACGTACCCGCGCCCAACGAGGCGCTGCTCATCTCCGGCTCGAAGCGCCGGGCGGGTGACGCACAGTTCCGTATCGTGACCGGGCACGGCTGCTGGGTCATGCCCGTCAAACAGAAGGCCAGCCTGCTCTCGCTGTCCCTGCGGGAGGCGGAGATCGCCGAGGAGTGCGTGACGCAGCAGGGCATCCGCATCGCCGTCCGGGCGGTCGCCGTGTTCAAGGTCGGCGACGACCAGACCTCCATCGCCAACGCCGCCCGCCGCTTCCTCGACGAGCAGACCGGCATGGAGCAGTTGGTGGGCCGGATCTTCGCGGGCCACCTCCGCTCGATCATCGGCGGGCTCACCGTCGAAGAGATCATCAGGGAGCGGGACCGGGTCGCCCAGGAGATCAAGGAGGGCAGCCACTCGGAGATGGAGAAGCTCGGCATCGTCGTCGACGCGCTCCAGATCCAGGAGATCGGCGACGTCTCCGGCTACATCACCAACCTCGCGGCGCCGCACGCCGCGGCCGTGGCCAGCACCGCCCGCATCGCCCAGGCCAAGTCCGACCAGGAGGCCACGGAGCGCGAGCAGCAGGCGGCCGCCCTCAAGGCCCAGTACGAGCGGGACACCGCGATCAAGCGGGCGGGCTTCCTCGCCGAGACCGAGCAGAGCAACGCCCTGGCCGCACAGGCCGGGCCGCTGTCCCAGGCCCGTGCCTCGCAGGAGGTCATCGAAGCCCAGACCGCGCTGGCCGAGCGGCAGGCGGGACTGGCCGCCCAGCGGCTGGAGGCGGAGGTACGGCGCCCCGCCGACGCGGAGGCGTACCGTCAGCGCACCCTCGCCGAGGCCGGCCGGGACCGGACCCTTTTCGAGGCGGACGGCCGCGCGTACACCGAGAGGACCGTCGCCCAGGCGCACGCCGACGCGAACGACCTCCTGGCGGCCTCGCTGCGGCACGGCAACCAGGAGCTCATCGCGGCCAGTCGGGTCGTCGAGCAGTTGCCCGCCCTGGCCGAGGCGGCGGCCAAGGGCATGGCCGACGCTCAGATCACGGTCCTCAACGGGGCCGAGGGTCTGGGCCAGGTGGTGTCCGGGATCGTGGGCCAGGGCCTCGGCATCCTCGACGTCCTGCGGAAGAAGGCGGTCGGCACACCGCAGGCCGGGACCGCGGACGTCCCGTCGGCCCTGGTCAACCTGGACCAGCACCCGGCCGCCCCGCGGAGCTGA
- a CDS encoding cupin domain-containing protein: MSDPLTIPGEGFHPHLPDAPDRPTTPLRARLHHVRAGSLDGDTAQSGGMRRFAAVSGNTVGSEKLWMGQTHVAPSTASSDHHHGESETAIYVVSGHPEFVFLDDTSEPAEEVRLRTSPGDYVFVPPFVPHREENPDPAEEAVVVIARSTQEAIVVNLPRLYALGPAGS, translated from the coding sequence ATGAGCGACCCGCTGACCATTCCTGGCGAGGGATTCCACCCCCACCTCCCCGACGCGCCGGACCGCCCGACGACCCCGCTGCGCGCCCGACTGCACCACGTGCGCGCCGGCTCCCTGGACGGCGACACCGCCCAGAGCGGCGGGATGCGGAGGTTCGCCGCCGTCAGCGGAAACACCGTCGGCTCCGAGAAGCTGTGGATGGGCCAGACCCACGTGGCCCCTTCGACCGCTTCCTCCGACCACCACCACGGAGAGTCCGAGACCGCCATCTACGTGGTCAGCGGACACCCCGAGTTCGTGTTCCTCGACGACACGAGCGAACCGGCCGAGGAGGTACGGCTGCGCACCTCGCCCGGCGACTACGTCTTCGTCCCGCCGTTCGTGCCGCACCGGGAGGAGAACCCGGACCCCGCCGAGGAGGCCGTGGTCGTCATCGCCCGCAGCACGCAGGAGGCGATCGTCGTCAACCTCCCCCGGCTGTACGCGCTTGGTCCGGCCGGATCCTGA